From a single Stackebrandtia endophytica genomic region:
- a CDS encoding GNAT family N-acetyltransferase, translated as MERVRFSRDITVSGDGLILRDWTDEDVTAMIELFDDPLVDRWTPLVSPFDLAAARAYLAASHRSRADDRGIQLAITTDGDQACGEVLLFRTGQPDEAELAYAVGPAFRGRRLAPRAVRIMTGYGYDELGLSRLLLRIDPGNLASESVAGAAGFELTDEPIVVRPRPAGNTVRLRTWLHRRLSTVDR; from the coding sequence ATGGAGCGTGTTCGGTTTTCCCGCGACATCACGGTATCGGGCGACGGATTGATTCTGCGCGACTGGACCGACGAGGACGTCACCGCCATGATCGAGCTGTTCGACGACCCGTTGGTCGACCGTTGGACACCGTTGGTCTCGCCGTTCGACCTGGCAGCGGCCCGCGCCTACCTCGCGGCCTCACATCGGTCCCGCGCCGACGATCGCGGCATCCAGTTGGCGATCACCACCGACGGCGACCAAGCCTGCGGTGAGGTACTGCTGTTCCGCACCGGACAGCCCGATGAGGCGGAACTCGCCTACGCCGTCGGCCCGGCGTTTCGGGGTCGACGGTTGGCGCCGCGCGCGGTACGGATCATGACCGGGTACGGCTACGACGAGCTGGGGCTGAGTCGGCTGCTGCTGCGCATCGACCCGGGCAATCTCGCGAGTGAGTCGGTGGCCGGTGCCGCCGGGTTCGAACTGACCGATGAACCGATCGTGGTGCGCCCCCGACCCGCCGGCAACACCGTGCGACTGCGCACCTGGCTCCACCGCCGATTAAGCACAGTAGACCGTTGA
- a CDS encoding AfsR/SARP family transcriptional regulator — protein MLFAVLGPLEVSHDGRSLTPTAAKQQSILAMLLLTPETVVPVPRILRQLWNEDQPVNARKSLSWHVSRLRSRLGGENRLVWRDGGYAIDLTGADLDVRRFDLLTRRAARLRHDPEQSGRLLTEALELWRGPAYGNLTTIPGIRTEAQRLEELRLKAIEDRCDADLALGRHQDLIAELSTLVDEHPLRQRFLHHYMLALYRCDRQAEALQAFRSGRSRMVDEHGLEPSPSLHRLHHDILNRAVVLDSTPAPSVTTAPSAPAELPADTVAFTGRTAVVDRITDWLTEPSSVPPVVTVSGLGGIGKSAVAVHAAHRVAARFPDGQLYIDLHGGTPGMSPLAPGEVLARMLRSLRVEVRDDPTIDELAALFRSATSSRRILVVLDNARDGEQLISALPGSPGCAVLVTTRTGSIAMRPDRHVRLTELSHNESVGLLTQLLGDDRAASEPTAIDRIAGSCGGLPLALSLVAARLNLHPGWRVERMARKLDERRLDELSGPYRAVRSTFDVTYRCLIATTRGRAAARLFRLFGLFNAQDAQTATIAAIAGVDIPTAEDLLDQLVQCQFVDNPSGDRYRMHDLVREYARESALRIDPASQRQAALTRGFDGYLATARTMGHPGASPIDQTLTGWLNEEVGSFSAVVKQTADCSPERVPPLVAALSRLLYSHGHWQLLVELAQLAVDIAADGEPGPLAIAMRDLGMAYKNLKRIPEALDVLTRARDLTSRHGLVAERVGVLGGLGNVHTLLKQHDEAVAALTESRDLAQAIGNVHSEIATLISLGLAYHFGGRNDLALTTQQAAADLADRHGHLRSLAAAQGNLGYLHQRTHRYDEAVAAFTASLEVLRANGLTGTLPEADKLWGLADSRHAQGHTASARPMWDQAARSLHTLNLITLSELTEILATTPPPMPNPLWPG, from the coding sequence GTGCTCTTCGCCGTGCTCGGCCCGCTTGAGGTCTCACACGACGGCCGATCCCTCACCCCCACCGCCGCGAAACAACAGAGCATCCTGGCGATGTTGTTGCTGACGCCCGAGACCGTGGTTCCCGTGCCGCGAATCCTACGTCAACTGTGGAATGAGGACCAACCCGTCAATGCGAGGAAGAGCCTGAGCTGGCATGTTTCCCGGCTGCGGTCTCGCTTGGGCGGGGAGAACCGGCTGGTCTGGCGTGACGGCGGCTACGCGATCGACCTCACCGGAGCCGACCTCGACGTCCGCAGGTTCGACCTGCTGACCCGCCGCGCCGCCCGACTGCGCCACGACCCCGAACAGTCCGGTCGGCTGCTCACCGAGGCGCTGGAGCTGTGGCGGGGACCCGCATACGGAAACCTGACGACCATCCCGGGCATCCGCACCGAGGCGCAGCGGCTGGAGGAGCTGCGGCTGAAGGCGATCGAGGATCGCTGCGACGCCGACCTCGCCCTGGGACGGCATCAGGATCTCATCGCCGAACTGTCGACACTGGTCGACGAACATCCGCTACGGCAACGATTCCTGCACCATTACATGCTGGCCCTGTACCGCTGTGACCGACAGGCCGAAGCGTTGCAGGCGTTTCGTTCCGGGCGTTCCCGGATGGTCGATGAGCACGGACTGGAGCCGAGCCCGAGCCTCCACCGATTGCATCACGACATCCTCAACCGTGCGGTCGTGCTCGATTCGACACCGGCCCCGTCGGTGACGACGGCGCCCTCGGCCCCGGCCGAGCTGCCCGCCGACACCGTCGCCTTCACCGGCCGCACCGCCGTCGTGGATCGGATAACCGATTGGTTGACCGAACCGTCCTCGGTACCGCCGGTGGTGACAGTGTCCGGGTTGGGCGGGATCGGAAAGTCCGCGGTGGCGGTGCATGCCGCACATCGTGTCGCCGCACGGTTTCCCGACGGTCAGCTCTACATCGACCTGCACGGCGGCACCCCCGGCATGTCACCGTTGGCGCCCGGCGAGGTGTTGGCCCGAATGCTGCGTTCACTGCGCGTGGAGGTCAGGGACGACCCGACGATCGACGAGTTGGCCGCGCTGTTCCGGTCGGCGACGTCGTCGAGACGGATCCTCGTGGTGTTGGACAACGCCAGAGACGGCGAACAGTTGATCTCGGCGTTGCCGGGCAGTCCCGGCTGCGCCGTGCTGGTGACGACACGGACCGGTTCGATCGCGATGCGCCCCGACCGCCATGTACGGCTGACCGAGTTGTCCCACAACGAATCGGTTGGCCTGTTGACCCAGTTGCTCGGCGACGACCGTGCGGCGAGTGAACCGACCGCGATCGATCGGATCGCCGGCTCCTGCGGCGGCCTGCCCCTGGCGTTGAGTCTGGTTGCGGCACGCCTCAACCTTCACCCGGGTTGGCGCGTCGAGCGGATGGCCCGCAAGCTGGACGAACGGCGACTCGACGAGCTGTCCGGTCCGTATCGGGCGGTTCGATCCACTTTCGACGTCACCTATCGGTGTCTCATCGCGACGACGCGGGGGCGGGCGGCGGCGCGGCTGTTCCGACTGTTCGGGTTGTTCAACGCCCAGGACGCTCAAACCGCCACCATCGCGGCCATCGCCGGAGTCGACATCCCGACCGCGGAGGACCTGCTCGACCAGCTGGTGCAGTGTCAGTTCGTGGACAACCCGTCGGGCGACCGGTACCGGATGCACGACCTGGTCCGTGAGTACGCTCGCGAATCCGCACTGCGCATCGACCCCGCGTCGCAGCGGCAGGCCGCACTCACCAGGGGGTTCGACGGTTACCTGGCCACCGCCCGAACGATGGGGCATCCCGGCGCCTCCCCCATCGACCAGACGCTCACCGGATGGCTGAACGAGGAGGTGGGCAGCTTCTCCGCGGTGGTGAAACAAACCGCCGATTGCAGTCCCGAACGGGTTCCACCACTGGTGGCGGCCCTGTCCCGCCTGCTGTACTCCCACGGCCACTGGCAACTGCTGGTCGAACTGGCACAGCTGGCGGTGGACATCGCCGCCGACGGAGAACCCGGGCCGCTGGCGATCGCGATGCGCGACCTCGGGATGGCGTACAAGAACCTGAAACGCATCCCGGAGGCGTTGGACGTACTGACCAGGGCACGCGACCTGACCAGCCGACACGGCCTGGTCGCCGAACGCGTCGGAGTCCTCGGTGGACTCGGCAACGTCCACACTCTGCTCAAGCAGCACGATGAGGCGGTGGCGGCGTTGACCGAGTCACGCGATCTGGCCCAAGCGATCGGGAACGTCCACAGTGAGATCGCCACGCTGATCTCCCTGGGGCTGGCGTACCACTTCGGTGGACGAAACGACCTGGCGCTGACCACGCAGCAGGCCGCCGCCGACCTCGCCGACCGACACGGGCATCTGCGCTCACTGGCCGCCGCACAGGGAAACCTGGGGTACCTCCACCAACGGACTCACCGGTACGACGAGGCGGTGGCCGCGTTCACGGCATCACTAGAAGTGTTGCGGGCCAACGGTTTGACCGGAACACTGCCGGAGGCCGACAAGTTGTGGGGGCTCGCCGACTCCCGGCACGCCCAGGGACACACCGCGTCGGCACGGCCGATGTGGGATCAGGCCGCCAGATCGTTGCACACGCTGAATCTGATCACTCTGTCGGAGTTGACCGAGATCCTGGCGACCACACCGCCCCCGATGCCCAACCCGTTGTGGCCGGGGTGA
- a CDS encoding LamG-like jellyroll fold domain-containing protein has product MAAARRRICALAVSAGLAVTLIQPESFPLNGSATTDDECASPATHLEFESEAVALATACGVPVEISSAGSPDTEVFAEPDGQVRVSSYVEPIRARLDSGEWAPIDTTLSTHSSGRIIPANTVFPVSFSPGGDAALAVGDNADGRFALSWPDPLPEPSLTGDTATYPEVLPGVDLTVTATAAGFSHALVVKDATAADNPRLAEIRFGLQTDGVTARLSESGGIDLLDAAGEQVWTTPTPQMWDSPESTSGESEEPQRRVADIGVTLESDALVLHPDVDLFDGAVYPVIIDPLWNGGGLRSGEWTTVWSKYPTTSFWKRADTGGNDKTFGAAKVGRVCNYDTNGNCLTSTYVVRSLFRMNTEGVQGKQITSATFKILQKHAWQCSPKTKAKVWRTELVKSSHTWNNQPTWTSETATSHDYANYRAGCGTQGLVEFDVTPMVVKSAANNWMSITLGMKAMDESTTAQWKRYDHSTAKIDIYYNSVPGTPTDLALNGTACITDWTDGGLWFDDARPEFAGKVTDADGTVRARVQLWALESGATDHHVVYDQTSGNLTSGAIYRWRPPADLDQLRNYWWRMQATDGQASGPWTQWCYFQVDTTPPAAPELDRVGDPPLAGDDVRINLRGPSSDTVSFSYGLNRDTPDQTVTAVDGTASITWNNLPQGPNLLYVWARDRAGNLSQRAVIQVFGGRILDPQPQGVWRFAGDTRDDSFGEHDITGDVDYTVDQQGRAGGALALNGSSCLSTEKSVLRTDGPFTVTSWVRLNQTTTDQMVLSQVGDQRGAFELYFESATKSWVLAAPGVDEWTPDLSDWSRAVSAEEATADSWTHLAAAVDPVAQIMRLYVNGQMAGEAALPFSTWRATGPLTIGCVTGQEHGLTWHHFDGAIAATSAWHGLMSGDQIEAAAVELPLGVTGSWALRSETGGTDASRHERGFTMPPSASYVADSSGRTGSAWQARGESCAVTDNTVIRTDDSFTVATWAKLDTTGTDAVLLSQDAATDSSVRLGFDAASGGWALWLRSADGTRKLTSSPVDLGEWTHLVAVYDDATGTAALYVNGELAADAATARPEAATGPLRLGCALTAGSEAAHWPGAISHLVTWRGAADAGQAAWIHGGNPSVKELSMWALEGDGADSWGTTEMTLVGDYEWVEDRVGWPGSALGLQMDGTGYGHTDAAVADTTDSFTVSSWVKLDDLGRDQTVVAQAAGSEAAFTLAYDATAARWVFRMPSGSTVAEVRSSAAPTVGQWVHLTATFDRAAATMRLYVDGVAQGESAAPASPHHSTGPTLLGASGDTSGATWDLLIGAVDDVRIWRGVVHPDRIRDLAVA; this is encoded by the coding sequence ATGGCGGCTGCCCGACGGCGCATCTGTGCCTTGGCGGTATCGGCGGGACTGGCGGTCACGCTGATTCAGCCGGAATCGTTTCCGCTCAACGGTTCTGCGACGACCGACGATGAGTGCGCGAGCCCGGCGACTCACCTGGAGTTCGAATCGGAGGCCGTGGCGTTGGCGACGGCGTGCGGTGTGCCGGTGGAGATCTCATCGGCCGGTTCCCCCGACACCGAGGTGTTCGCCGAGCCCGACGGCCAGGTCCGCGTGAGCTCCTATGTGGAACCAATTCGGGCTCGACTGGACTCCGGCGAGTGGGCGCCGATCGACACCACCCTGTCGACCCATTCGTCGGGTCGGATCATCCCGGCTAACACGGTGTTCCCGGTGAGTTTCTCGCCGGGCGGCGACGCGGCGCTCGCCGTCGGCGACAACGCCGACGGCCGGTTCGCGCTCAGCTGGCCCGACCCGCTGCCCGAGCCCTCCCTGACCGGGGACACCGCGACCTATCCCGAGGTATTGCCGGGAGTCGATCTCACCGTCACCGCGACGGCGGCCGGTTTCTCGCACGCCCTAGTGGTCAAGGACGCGACCGCCGCCGACAACCCGCGACTGGCCGAGATCCGTTTCGGGCTCCAGACCGACGGTGTGACGGCTCGACTGTCCGAGTCCGGCGGCATCGACCTCCTCGACGCCGCCGGTGAACAGGTGTGGACCACCCCGACCCCGCAGATGTGGGACAGCCCGGAGTCGACCTCGGGGGAATCGGAGGAGCCGCAACGTCGCGTCGCCGACATCGGTGTCACCTTGGAATCCGACGCCCTGGTGCTGCATCCCGACGTCGACCTGTTCGACGGCGCCGTCTATCCGGTCATCATCGACCCACTGTGGAACGGTGGGGGGCTGCGCAGCGGGGAGTGGACCACCGTGTGGTCCAAATACCCCACCACCAGCTTCTGGAAGCGCGCTGACACCGGGGGCAACGACAAGACCTTCGGCGCGGCCAAGGTGGGGCGGGTCTGTAACTACGACACCAACGGCAACTGTCTCACCTCGACCTATGTGGTCCGGTCGCTGTTCCGGATGAACACCGAAGGCGTGCAGGGAAAACAGATCACCTCCGCCACCTTCAAGATCCTGCAGAAGCACGCCTGGCAGTGCAGCCCCAAGACCAAGGCCAAGGTATGGCGCACCGAACTGGTGAAGTCCTCCCACACCTGGAACAACCAACCCACCTGGACCTCGGAGACGGCCACCAGCCACGACTACGCCAATTACCGCGCCGGCTGCGGAACCCAGGGCCTGGTCGAGTTCGACGTGACACCGATGGTGGTCAAGTCGGCGGCCAACAACTGGATGAGCATCACCCTGGGTATGAAGGCCATGGACGAGTCGACCACCGCGCAGTGGAAACGCTACGACCACTCCACCGCCAAGATCGACATCTACTACAACTCGGTGCCCGGAACCCCGACCGACCTCGCCCTCAACGGCACCGCCTGCATCACCGACTGGACCGACGGCGGCCTGTGGTTCGACGACGCCCGGCCGGAGTTCGCCGGGAAGGTCACTGACGCCGACGGCACCGTTCGTGCACGGGTTCAACTGTGGGCGTTGGAATCCGGCGCGACCGACCACCACGTCGTCTACGACCAGACCAGCGGCAACCTGACCTCCGGGGCGATCTATCGCTGGCGACCACCGGCCGATCTGGACCAACTGCGCAACTACTGGTGGCGGATGCAGGCCACCGACGGTCAGGCCAGTGGGCCCTGGACGCAATGGTGTTACTTCCAAGTCGACACCACCCCACCCGCGGCACCGGAACTGGACCGTGTGGGCGACCCGCCGCTCGCCGGTGACGACGTGCGGATCAACCTGCGCGGACCCTCCTCGGACACCGTGTCGTTCTCGTACGGGCTCAACCGCGACACTCCGGATCAGACGGTCACGGCCGTCGACGGCACGGCGTCGATCACCTGGAACAACCTTCCCCAGGGGCCGAACCTGTTGTACGTGTGGGCGAGGGACCGTGCCGGGAACCTGAGCCAGCGAGCCGTAATCCAGGTGTTCGGCGGCCGGATCCTCGACCCGCAACCACAGGGCGTGTGGCGCTTCGCCGGGGACACCCGAGACGACTCGTTCGGTGAACACGACATCACCGGCGACGTCGACTACACCGTCGACCAGCAGGGACGAGCCGGGGGAGCCTTGGCGCTCAACGGTTCCAGCTGCCTGAGCACCGAGAAGTCGGTGCTGCGGACCGATGGGCCGTTCACCGTGACCAGCTGGGTCCGACTCAACCAGACCACCACCGACCAGATGGTCCTGTCGCAGGTCGGCGACCAACGCGGTGCGTTCGAGCTGTACTTCGAGTCGGCCACGAAGTCCTGGGTCCTTGCCGCCCCCGGGGTGGACGAGTGGACACCGGACCTGTCCGACTGGTCGCGCGCCGTCAGCGCCGAAGAGGCCACCGCCGACAGCTGGACCCACCTCGCCGCCGCCGTCGACCCGGTCGCGCAGATCATGCGGCTCTACGTGAACGGACAGATGGCCGGCGAGGCCGCCCTGCCGTTTTCGACCTGGCGGGCCACCGGCCCGTTGACCATCGGGTGCGTCACCGGACAGGAGCACGGTTTGACCTGGCATCACTTCGACGGCGCCATCGCCGCCACCAGCGCCTGGCACGGACTCATGTCGGGTGACCAGATCGAAGCCGCCGCCGTCGAGTTGCCGTTGGGCGTCACCGGCAGTTGGGCGCTGCGGTCGGAGACCGGCGGTACCGACGCCAGTCGACACGAACGCGGATTCACCATGCCGCCGTCGGCCTCCTATGTGGCCGACTCCTCGGGCCGCACCGGCAGCGCCTGGCAGGCACGCGGCGAATCGTGCGCGGTCACCGACAACACGGTGATCCGCACCGACGACTCCTTCACCGTCGCGACCTGGGCCAAACTGGACACCACCGGGACCGACGCGGTTCTGCTGAGTCAGGACGCCGCCACCGACTCGTCGGTCAGGCTCGGCTTCGACGCCGCCTCCGGCGGTTGGGCCCTGTGGCTGCGATCGGCCGACGGCACCCGGAAGCTCACCTCGTCGCCGGTCGACCTCGGTGAATGGACGCACCTGGTGGCCGTCTACGACGACGCCACCGGCACCGCGGCCCTGTACGTCAACGGCGAACTCGCCGCCGACGCCGCGACGGCCCGACCAGAAGCCGCGACCGGCCCGCTGCGACTGGGTTGTGCGCTGACCGCGGGATCCGAAGCGGCGCACTGGCCCGGCGCGATCTCACATCTGGTGACCTGGCGAGGCGCCGCCGACGCCGGACAGGCCGCCTGGATCCACGGCGGCAACCCGTCGGTCAAGGAACTGTCGATGTGGGCGTTGGAAGGCGACGGCGCCGACTCCTGGGGAACGACCGAGATGACCCTGGTCGGTGACTACGAATGGGTCGAGGACCGGGTCGGCTGGCCGGGTTCGGCGCTGGGCCTGCAGATGGACGGCACCGGATACGGCCACACCGATGCCGCCGTCGCCGACACCACCGACTCCTTCACCGTGTCGTCCTGGGTCAAACTCGACGACCTCGGTCGCGACCAGACCGTCGTCGCGCAGGCCGCCGGTTCCGAAGCGGCGTTCACGCTGGCATACGACGCCACCGCCGCGCGGTGGGTGTTCCGGATGCCCTCGGGTTCGACGGTTGCCGAGGTGAGGTCGTCGGCGGCACCGACGGTGGGCCAGTGGGTCCACCTGACCGCGACTTTCGACCGGGCCGCCGCGACGATGCGGTTGTACGTGGACGGTGTGGCGCAAGGGGAGTCGGCCGCTCCGGCATCGCCGCACCACTCCACCGGTCCCACGCTGCTGGGAGCTTCGGGTGACACCTCCGGAGCCACCTGGGACCTGTTGATCGGAGCCGTTGACGACGTCCGCATCTGGCGCGGTGTCGTCCACCCCGACCGCATCCGTGATCTAGCCGTCGCCTGA
- a CDS encoding peptidase M23, translated as MPTPHQQDGAEIDGPDTTDDDTRTTSRFAWLGHLSVNRSTLRRGAAALGVVAVVTVGMWAAQGQPPVGDIGDTAAVERGDEHADRSTVREQVEEPDVEESETADPVEEPTEEPEPAEPPRPVGGLDEVQMANAVTVVEIGKELGFSERGQAVALVTAMQESLMRNVASDAVPESLQYPHEGIMIDYDSVGLFQQRPSMGWGTIEQCMDVEYSTTTFYNALAQVDGWENMDLTVAAQAVQKSAFPDRYAQWEGMAWDVIAEVNG; from the coding sequence ATGCCAACACCCCACCAACAGGACGGCGCCGAGATCGACGGCCCCGACACCACTGACGACGACACCAGAACGACCTCCCGTTTCGCCTGGCTCGGCCATCTGTCGGTCAACCGCTCCACCCTGCGACGCGGCGCCGCCGCGCTGGGCGTGGTCGCGGTCGTGACCGTGGGGATGTGGGCGGCGCAGGGCCAACCACCGGTCGGCGACATCGGCGACACCGCGGCCGTCGAGCGCGGTGACGAGCACGCCGACCGCTCCACCGTCCGCGAACAGGTCGAGGAACCGGACGTCGAGGAGTCCGAGACGGCCGACCCCGTCGAGGAACCGACCGAGGAACCCGAACCCGCCGAACCACCCCGACCCGTCGGTGGTCTGGACGAGGTGCAGATGGCCAACGCGGTGACCGTGGTCGAGATCGGTAAGGAACTCGGCTTCTCCGAACGCGGTCAGGCCGTGGCGCTGGTGACCGCGATGCAGGAGAGCCTGATGCGCAATGTGGCCAGCGACGCGGTTCCGGAATCGCTGCAGTACCCGCACGAGGGCATCATGATCGACTACGACTCGGTGGGTCTGTTCCAGCAGCGCCCCAGCATGGGTTGGGGCACCATCGAGCAGTGCATGGACGTCGAGTACTCGACCACCACGTTCTACAACGCACTGGCGCAAGTGGACGGCTGGGAGAACATGGATCTGACCGTGGCCGCGCAGGCGGTGCAGAAGTCGGCGTTCCCCGACCGTTACGCCCAGTGGGAGGGCATGGCCTGGGACGTGATCGCGGAGGTCAACGGGTAA